The following nucleotide sequence is from Gemmatimonadaceae bacterium.
TGTTCGCCAGATGCAGCAGGCCGAACCCCACGCTCGTGACGCCGAGCGCCGCCGGCCATCCCAGCGCCTCGCGGAGCACCGAGAACAGGTAGCCCCGCGTGAGCAACTCTTCCAACAATGCCGCGGGCAGCAGGAACCACGACACGCGGGCTGCCGCGCCGATCCAGCTTCCCGCGCCCGCCGGCACCCACCGCAATTGGTGCGCCGCCAGCAGCGTCAGGCAGGGAATTCCGATTGCCAACGCGCCCAGCACCCACCCTTCGAGCCACGCCGCGGGCCGCGCCGCGCCGCGCCCCATCCACACCGCGCTCCACGGCCGCTTGTCCACCACCCGCAGCGCCACCACGTGCCCCACGAGCAGTCCGAACACCCCGAGCCATCCGTCCACGCTCACATTCAGCCCAACCGCCGACGACGCCGCGATCAGCCCAGGCGCCACGAACACGTCGGCCATCGCCCACCCCAACAGCGTCGCGGCCGCGAAGATCGCGATGCGCCATGGGGCCCGGAGCGCGCCGCCCGGCGCGAAGAGGAGGGACGAGCCGGTCAATCCGCGCGCGAGGACGCCGGCGAGCGCGTGACCGCCGCAGCCGCCAGCGCCTTGACGGCGTCGAGGGCCACGAACGGCGCCACGCCGAGCAGCGCGGCCCGCGTCAGGCTGCCGGTGAGCACCGCCAGCTGCGCCAGTCCGCCCACGTACAGCATGAGGATGCCGGCGCCGGCCGCGAGCGCGCGCCCGGAGAAGTCGCGCGTGCGCGATGCCAGCAGTCCGGCCACGTACGCCGCCACCGGATACGCGAGCAGGTAGCCGCCCGTGGGTCCGAGAAACCGCAGCACGCCCGGCGCACCCAGAGGCGCGAACACGGGCAGGCCCGCCGCGCCGGCCACCAGATACACCATCATGCTCGCCGCGCCGAACACCGGCCCGAGCATCATGCCGGCCAGGACGACGAGCAGCGGCTGGAGGGTGATGGGCACCGGCGTGAACGGCAACGGGATCGCCACCTGCGACGCCGCGGCGAGGGCAGCCGAGAATCCGACGATCCCGAGGATGGCGAGACGCCGGTCCTGGACGAGCGCAGTGGTCTTCATGGTCACGAGTCCCGGGTTACACTGAGGGCGACCGCGTCTCCGCCGCCCAGGCAGAGGGTGGCGAGTCCGGTGTGGAGGCCGCGATCCTGCAGAGCATACAGTAGCGTGGTGAGCACGCGGGCGCCGCTGGCGCCGATGGGGTGGCCGAGCGCGATCGCGCCGCCGTTCACGTTCACACGGTCCCAGTCCCAACCCAGCCCCGCGCCGTCGGCGAGGGCCTGCGCGGCGAACGCTTCGTTGGCTTCGATGAGATCGTAGTCGCCGATCTTCGTGCCGCTAAGCTTCATGAGGTTCCGCACCGCGTAGATGGGCGCGAAGAACAGCTCCTTGGGCTCCACGCCGCCGGTGGCGTACGCGGCGATGCGCGCCATGATCGTGAGCCCGTGGGCCTTGGCATACGCTTCGGAGGTGACGACCACGGCAGCGCCGCCGTCGTTGAGGCTCGACGCGTTGCCGGCGGTGACGCTGAGTTCGTCGGCCTTGCTGGTCTTGTCGCCGAACGCGGGGCGCAGCTTGCCCAGCGACTCGGCGGTGGTGTCCTTGCGCGGGCTCTCGTCGGTGTCGACGATGGTGGGCCCCTTGCGGCCCGGCACCTCGACGGGGGCGATCTCGCGCTTGAACCTGCCCGCTTCGATCGCGGCCACCGCCTTGCGGTGCGAATTCGCGGAGAACTCGTCCTGCATCTGGCGCGTGATGCTGGCCTTGCGCGCGGTGTACTCGGCGTGCCCGCCCATATGGACGTCGCACGCGGCGCACCAGAGGCCGTCGCGGATCATGCCGTCCACCATGGGCTGATCGCCCAGCTTCACGCCGCCGCGCATACCATATACGTAGTATGGCGCGTTGGACATCGACTCCTGGCCGCCGGCCACGATCACCTCGCGATCGCCGGCCTTGATGGCCTGCGCGGCGAGCATCACGGCTTTGAGTCCCGAGCCGCACACCTTATTGACGGTGAGCGCCGAGACGCCGGCCGGGATGCCGGCCTTGAGCTGGGCCTGGCGCGCCGGCGCCTGCCCCACGCCGCCCTGGATGACGTTGCCCATGATGACTTCCTGGATCTCGGAAGCCGGGATGCCCGAGCGCTCGAGGGCGGCCTTGATGGCGGCGGCGCCGAGATCGGGGGCAGAGAGCGTCGAAAGGCCGCCCAGGAACTTCCCGATGGGAGTTCGGGCGGCGCTGACGATGACGGGGGTACGGGTTGGATCTGACATGGAGACAAAGCTAACGAGGAGCGCGGAGCGGAGAAACGGCGCCTCAGTTCCCCGCGCCCGTCTCCAACTTGGGGAGCGCCCGCTCCCTCGCCTCCCGAACCACCGTGGAAATGAAGTCTTCCACCCCCATCAGTTCCTGCTTCTTGCCCTCTCCCCGCGCCCGCACCGCGACCGTATCGGCCTCGGCCTCGCGCTTTCCCACCACCGCCATGTACGGCACCTTCATGACCTCGCCGTCGCGGATGCGGTAGTTCAACGTCTCCTTGCGGTCATCCAGATGGGCCCGGATGCCGGCGTCGCGCATCCGGCGGGTGATCTGCCCCGCCACGTCGGCCACCTCGTCGGTGATGGGCAGCACTCGCACCTGCTCGGGGGCCAGCCACACCGGGAAGGCGCCGGCGAAGTGCTCGATGAGGATGGCGATGAAGCGCTCGAAGCTGCCGCTCACCGCGCGATGGATCACCACCGGCCGGTGCATGGCGTTGTCCTCGCCCACATACTCGAGGTCGAACCGTTCGGGCGCGTTGTAGTCCAGCTGGATGGTGCCCAGCTGCCAGAGGCGGCCCAGCGAATCGGTGACGTCGAAGTCGATCTTGGGGCCGTAGAACGCGCCGTCGCCGGGCTTCAACTCGTACGGCATGCCGGTGGCTTCGAGCGCCGAGCGGAGCGCGCCCTCGGCGCGATCCCAGAGCGCGTCGTCGCCGATGCGCGTTTCGGGGCGGGTGGCGAACCGCACCGTGGCCGTGAGGCCGAACGTCTTGTAGTAGTCCAGAATCAGGCCCGCGAGAAAGCGCACCTCGTCGGCGATCTGGTCTTCGGTGAGGAAGATGTGGCAGTCGTCCTGCTGGAACTGGCGCACGCGCGTGAGCCCCGAGAGCGCGCCCGTCACCTCGTTGCGGTG
It contains:
- a CDS encoding type II CAAX endopeptidase family protein translates to MTGSSLLFAPGGALRAPWRIAIFAAATLLGWAMADVFVAPGLIAASSAVGLNVSVDGWLGVFGLLVGHVVALRVVDKRPWSAVWMGRGAARPAAWLEGWVLGALAIGIPCLTLLAAHQLRWVPAGAGSWIGAAARVSWFLLPAALLEELLTRGYLFSVLREALGWPAALGVTSVGFGLLHLANNGATVESVTLVTLAGVFLGAVVLATGSLYAAWMAHFAWNWTMAVALHSAVSGFPLDAPNYRMVDAGSAWLTGGAWGPEGGLAAAVGMMAALTYLYARRRRREES
- a CDS encoding biotin transporter BioY, giving the protein MKTTALVQDRRLAILGIVGFSAALAAASQVAIPLPFTPVPITLQPLLVVLAGMMLGPVFGAASMMVYLVAGAAGLPVFAPLGAPGVLRFLGPTGGYLLAYPVAAYVAGLLASRTRDFSGRALAAGAGILMLYVGGLAQLAVLTGSLTRAALLGVAPFVALDAVKALAAAAVTRSPASSRAD
- a CDS encoding acetyl-CoA C-acetyltransferase — encoded protein: MSDPTRTPVIVSAARTPIGKFLGGLSTLSAPDLGAAAIKAALERSGIPASEIQEVIMGNVIQGGVGQAPARQAQLKAGIPAGVSALTVNKVCGSGLKAVMLAAQAIKAGDREVIVAGGQESMSNAPYYVYGMRGGVKLGDQPMVDGMIRDGLWCAACDVHMGGHAEYTARKASITRQMQDEFSANSHRKAVAAIEAGRFKREIAPVEVPGRKGPTIVDTDESPRKDTTAESLGKLRPAFGDKTSKADELSVTAGNASSLNDGGAAVVVTSEAYAKAHGLTIMARIAAYATGGVEPKELFFAPIYAVRNLMKLSGTKIGDYDLIEANEAFAAQALADGAGLGWDWDRVNVNGGAIALGHPIGASGARVLTTLLYALQDRGLHTGLATLCLGGGDAVALSVTRDS